From a region of the Deinococcus terrestris genome:
- the map gene encoding type I methionyl aminopeptidase, producing MSRVALKSAREIEAMRRAGALVAETFRVLEPHVKPGATLADLDRLAEEHIRKAGATPAYLGYGPKSNPFPATICASVNEVICHGIPGPRELQEGDIIGVDVGVYMNGVYGDACYTYTVGQVRPEVQALVDTTRECLAAGLEQVRPGGRTGDIGHAIQTLAESRGFGVVREYTGHGIGKRLHEEPTIYHHGARYTGLKVQPGMVFTVEPMINLGRPETRLLPDGWTVITADKQPSAQFEHTVVVTAKGHEILTL from the coding sequence ATGAGCCGAGTCGCCCTGAAATCCGCCCGCGAGATCGAAGCCATGCGCCGTGCGGGGGCGCTCGTCGCCGAAACCTTCCGGGTGTTGGAGCCGCATGTCAAACCCGGCGCGACCCTGGCCGACCTTGACCGCCTCGCGGAAGAGCACATCCGAAAGGCCGGGGCCACGCCCGCCTACCTGGGATACGGTCCCAAGTCCAACCCCTTTCCGGCGACCATCTGTGCCTCAGTCAATGAGGTGATCTGCCACGGCATCCCCGGCCCGCGCGAGTTGCAGGAGGGTGACATCATCGGGGTGGACGTCGGCGTGTACATGAACGGCGTGTACGGCGACGCCTGCTACACCTACACGGTGGGACAGGTGCGCCCCGAGGTGCAGGCGCTGGTGGACACCACCCGTGAGTGCCTCGCTGCCGGGCTGGAGCAGGTGCGGCCGGGGGGGCGCACGGGTGACATCGGCCACGCGATCCAGACCCTCGCCGAGTCGCGCGGCTTCGGGGTGGTCCGCGAGTACACCGGACACGGCATCGGCAAGCGGCTGCACGAGGAACCCACCATCTACCACCACGGGGCGCGGTACACCGGCCTCAAGGTGCAGCCCGGCATGGTCTTCACGGTCGAGCCGATGATCAACCTGGGGCGCCCAGAGACGCGCCTGCTGCCCGACGGCTGGACCGTCATCACCGCCGACAAGCAGCCCAGCGCCCAGTTCGAGCACACGGTGGTCGTGACGGCGAAGGGACATGAGA